A genome region from Clostridia bacterium includes the following:
- a CDS encoding LemA family protein, which yields MKRSGLFALIVVLVVIVLLGASYVSISNSMVTSEENVNGAWAEVQNQLQRRYDLIPNLVETVKGYAAHEEGVFSAIAEARAKMGGARTVEETNEAVGQMEGALSRLLMVVENYPQLKADAAFKDLMYELAGTENRIAVARQRYNGAVQSFNVKIRTFPNSIVAGMKGLTPKTMFEAQPGATTAPQVKF from the coding sequence TTGAAGAGGTCTGGTCTTTTCGCACTGATCGTCGTCCTGGTGGTAATCGTTCTACTCGGTGCGAGCTATGTGAGCATTTCCAACTCCATGGTCACGTCGGAGGAGAACGTGAACGGCGCGTGGGCCGAAGTGCAGAACCAGCTGCAGCGGAGATATGACCTAATTCCGAACCTTGTGGAAACTGTGAAGGGATATGCCGCTCACGAGGAGGGCGTGTTCTCGGCAATAGCTGAAGCCCGCGCCAAGATGGGCGGGGCGCGCACCGTCGAGGAGACGAACGAGGCCGTGGGCCAGATGGAAGGCGCACTGTCCCGACTCCTAATGGTGGTTGAGAACTACCCGCAGCTGAAGGCTGATGCAGCGTTCAAGGATCTCATGTACGAACTCGCTGGAACCGAGAATCGCATAGCGGTCGCACGGCAGAGGTATAATGGAGCGGTGCAATCCTTCAACGTCAAGATACGCACATTCCCGAACTCAATCGTGGCCGGGATGAAGGGCCTCACTCCCAAGACTATGTTCGAGGCGCAGCCCGGAGCGACGACTGCACCACAGGTGAAGTTCTAG